The Gorilla gorilla gorilla isolate KB3781 chromosome 23, NHGRI_mGorGor1-v2.1_pri, whole genome shotgun sequence genomic interval ACAGCTGCCGCCTCACTCCGAGCGGGCAGGGCGTTGGCAGGAGCGAACACCTGCACCTCATCTACACCTGGCCCTTCAGACGCTTCCTCGATTTCTGTCGTGAAGGCTGGCAGGGCCTGGGAGGTGGTCTCTGGAGATGAGGTGGGAAACAGCTCTCATCAGGGACTGCCCTGAGTGAATTCCACAGCTGAACCTGGTCTGAGTGTTAGGGTAGATGAAGGTGGGTCACCTAAGAATTTCCCCCCACACATAACCCAAAGTCAAACTCTGCCCCAGAGGTAAGATCAGGCCTGAGAGGGCTGAACCATCTCAGGGACAAGGCAAATGAGAGGGGAAGGCCGTAGGAAAGGGCTTCTCTCCTACCTCCCACGTCTTTATCTGTCCAAATCCTTGCTATTTCCCAAGGCCCCTCTCGGTTGCGGTCTTCTGCTGGGGATTCCCCCCACTTCTACTTCAGGAAACAACCCATGCTTCCTTTGAGCAGCTCACATCTAAGCGTACGCTCTGTGCCAGTCCTTAGGTGAAATGTTTTACTTTgtgccgggagcggtggctcacgcctgtaatcccagcactttgggaggccaggcggtcggatcacctgaggtcaggagttcgagagcagcctggccaacatggtgaaaccccgtctctactaaaaatacaaaaattagctgggcgtggtggtgcacgcctgttatcccagctactcaagcggctgaggcaggagaatcactgtaacgcggaaggcggaagttgcagtgagccgaaattgcgccactgcactccagcctgggtgacagaacgagactccgtctcaaaaaatgaaaaataaaaaaaaaaatgctttattttgatTATCCCATTTAAACCTAGAAAACTGTCTTGCTGCTTTGGGAGCAAAAAGCCTGCGCTCTGGAATCTAAGAAACGTGAATTCAAATCTGTCCCCTGCCATTGCCTTTGGTAAATCTCTTAACTTCTCTGAAGCTCAGATGCCTCAAACGACTTCTTCCCGCGGTGTGTGTCAGGGGAGGCTGGGGAGCTGGGGTTGTGAGCAGTGTGGGTCTAGCACACTGCAGACGCTCCGCAAACGGTCAATAAACGCTGAGGGGCCAAAAGCCACTCCTCAGGACGCGCGGTGGAGAGACCTAACCTCACCCCAGCCTCGCCCCGCGCAGTTGTTTACAAGCGCTCGCGGCGGATGAGCTCATACGAGTGGCGGCGACGGCCAATAGGCTTTGAGCCCCGCGGCCTGGAGACAGCCCTGGCCAATCGGACGGCGCGGAGGCGGAGCGGGGCCGGCCGGCGTCGCGCGGCCGCACGTGCGCCGCGAGTGTCTCAGCCGCTTCCTGTCAGCTCCAGGAGCGGGGATTCCCGGGGTCCCGGGCAGGTACCTGGACAGCGCAGGTCCTCGCAAGGCCGTTTCTCAGGGACGCCGGCCTCGCCACTGACGTAGCACCAGGGCCCGCGCGGGTCCTCGTCCGGGTTTCGGCAGTAACTGTGATTGCCGGCCcctgagagaggagagaaggaaatgtGTGCCGGGGCTGGCACCGGGAACGCGGCCGCCGCCCGCCAGCCCCGGCGCCGTCCCCCGGAGGACACTTACCCGACACGGGGGCCGAGGCCAGCCCGCTCTGCGCGTCCAGCCAGTTGAGGCAGCGGAGGCCCGGCGCGGGGGAGGTCTGGTCCTCCCGGTACAGGTGGCCGTTGTCCCAGAAACAGCCTGTGAGGTAGAGAAGCCCCCGGACACAGAGTAGCGGGCAGCGAACGGAAGACGCCCAGCGTGGCGGGCAGGGGAGCCGGGACCACCCGGGCCGAGCCTCAGCCTGGTTAGGGGACCCCGGGCCCTGCTGGGCCTCCCTCTCCTCTCGTGGCAACACCCCCACGCCCCACGCACCCCCCCCCCCAACTCCACACACACCTCAGGGTGTGAAGCCCCTAGCCTGTGCCTGTCCCCCAGTCAACGCTCAGAGACtgttaggttttatttatttttgaaacctgGAAAGCGCTGCAGAAGCGTTGTTACTCTTGAACTTGTGACCActttggaggaggagatggagatgAGGAGGCCTGGCTTAGGGTCCCTTTGAGGAGCTGGGAGTTTTGGGACGGGGGGCGCCCAGACGTGACATTTATCCCTGTGTTGTAATGGCCACGTTACATAAACTCCGGTGTTTCCTCCTCCACGGATACGGCCACCTTCTGCCCGTTTAACAGGCAATACTCCCTCCCAGGAGAATTCTCCAGGAGCCTTGACTCCGTCAGGCAAAAGATTCAAGACAGCCTCAAACGGAGGAAACCGGCCTCATCGCTGACTGGATGAGACTCCAAGCTCCCACTCCCCTCTGCAGGAGAACCACAGAAGGAGACTGGGGAAGGAGGACCACACCATGCAAAGGGCTTAGAAAGAACAGGACTTGGGGAGTAGGGGAGATGAACCCCCAAGCTCCATCCACTCATGAGCaaggaaaggcagagagaaagtGGCTTCTTGCCTTTGTTCTTAATGGCAAAGATGGAGCTGCAAGCCCCTGACAAGGAAAGGAGGGGTGGAAAAGCTTTCACGGGACAACAGAAACCGGCTAAACGCTTCGTTTCCTGTCATCCTGGCCCTGTTTGGGAAATAGGGGGCTTTACCCCTTCTGTTTCATGAAGTTGCTGCAGAAAGGAAAGATTGTAATCTCACCTCCAGATCCATAGGCTTCTGCTAGGAGCATGTTGCTGACGAGGAATGCTTGTACCCAGGCCAACAGCATCCTTGCCTCCTTCGTCTTGCAGGTGATTGAACGACCAGTGTTTAACCGAGGCCCCCTTGGCGGCGGCTCTGCCTCCCAGTCCCAGCCTTGCAGTCAGACCTGCCCTTGTTATGCTGTTCTGGTAAACAGCCTCTCTTTAGAACTGGGAGCTTCCCAGCTAGCTTGCTGCAGCGCGAGCTGTTTTTCAGCTGAAAGGCGCCCCCTGGGTCCTAAGCCTCCTAGGTCATGCAAAATCTAACTCTGAGCCAAGAAAGGAACTCAGCCAAGAGATATGCAGGTTGTGCTTAGCAGCCGATCAGTTTGAGACCTGCGAGGCCGCATCCCCAGGGTTTTTCATCTCTTCAGTTTCCATTTGTGTGagtacagaaaaaataattctatcaaGGGGCATCATGGGATGTGGGAAATTATAAGCATTAAAACACAGAACAACTTAGGGAGCTATGCACCCAGGAGGAATTCGTGACCACATAGGGGGAAAAAATAAGAGTATCTGGTGGGGAGTGGAGTAatagtggttttttttcttttttttttttttttttgagacagtttcacactgtcgcccgggctggagtgcaatggcacaatctcggctcactgcaaccacctgcCGGGTTCtcgcaattctgcctcagcctccggagtagctggatttttttttttccctcactctATAGGAAATCCATTTGCTGTAATTTATATCCATCATTAAATCTCACCATATCCATTTGACTTAGGCCTTTTGGAGTTAGGCAGAAGGGCCCTTCTTCCTGTTTGGCTGACAGCTCAAGTTCCCAGGCAGCCTCAGTAAACTGAGAGAGAGAGCAGAGTGATTCGTCAAGGCTACCTTGtgacaggggcacaccaccacacccagctaattttttgtatttttagtagagacaggggtttcactatgttggccagactggtcttgaactcctgacctcgtaatccacctgcctcggcctcccaaagtgttggaattacaggtgtgagccaccacgttcgGCCGAGTAACACTTTATACCCatccttgaaaaagaaaaaggtccTTTATGAACACtgacactaaaaacaaaaaaacaaaaaaaaaaaacagtgaaacttGGCCAGGGTCAAATCTGTCACATTGCTTTTTCTTACATTTGAGGTTTTTTGGGGTGTTGTATATAGTAGGACTACAGAAGGAGTATCTTTAGTTGAAAACACATGTTAtgcaaacatggaaaaatttgcTGAGCTATATTGTAATAGTCTACCCTTTCTGCCAGCCCTGAATCGTATAGAGgaagttaagtaaaatatttgctttttttttccctcacccTATAGGAAATCCATTTGCTGTAATTTATATCCATCATTAAATCTCACCATATCCATTTGACTGAGGCCTTTTGGAGTAGGCAGAAGGGCCCTTCTTCCTGTTTGGCTGACAGCTCAAGTTCCCAGGCAGCCTCAGTAAACTGAGAGATAGAGCAGAGTGATTCGTCAAGACTACCTTGTGACTCAGTCAGATCCCAAAATAGAAATGGGGAAACTCTGTTTCAGTCTTGCAGGCAGTAATTTAAGGAGGAAAACaactttactaattttttttttttttggtgggggacgacggagtctctgtctcccaggctggagtgcagtggcaccatctcggcttactgcaacctccacctcccaggttcaagcagttctcctgcctcagcctcccaagtagctgggattaaaggtgtgcgccaccacgcctggctaatttttttttttgtatttttttagtagagatggggtttcaccatgttggccaggctggtctcaaactcctgacctcaggtgatccacccaccttggcctcccaaagtgctgggattacaggtgtgagccaccatgcctggccactttactaaataaattttaaaagctttatcaGGGAAGAAAACTAGTGTCAATTCAACTAATCTGAGGTGAATCTGAATTCACTACACTCATAGAAAGGATAGAGAGATACATTTAATTCACTCTTTAAAATAGTTTACTGATAGTGTTTGATCCCTTTCGTCCATTTAATAAGATAGATTGCTTTGTTTTTGCAATCACTCGCCTATCTCCCCACCCAAGCTTCTGATCCTCTGACTCTTGACTTGGTCTACACTGTGAATTACACCCTAGAGTCTGTAAATTTattcacacatatacatacacagatatggtaaaattttaaaatttggccaggtatagtggctcacacttgtaaatcccagcacttgggaggccaaggtgggaggatgagcccaggagtttgagaccagcctgggcaacataataagaccctcatctctacaaaaaaaaaaaatagctaggtgtggtggcactcatctgtagtcccacctactgaggtgggaggatcgtttgagttcaggagttggaggctgcagtgacctgtgatcatgccactgcactccagcttgggcaacaaagagagaccctgtcttaaaaaaaaaaatttattttttttgggacagagtcttgctctgttgcccaggctggaatgcagtggctccatcttggctcgctgcaagctccgcctcctgggttcatgccattctgcctcagcctcccgagtagctgggactacgggtgcccgccaccacgcccggctaattttttgtattttgtttagtagagacggggtttcactgtgttagccaggatggtctcgatctcctgacctcgtaatccgcctgccttggcctcctaaggtgctgggattatacgtgtgagccactgcgcctggccaaaatttttttttaatttaacaattcCAATATAatagggatttttaaattttattaattttacaaatatttttgagaatcTGCTACATGCTAAATATAGTTGTAGATACTGGGAATACATCTgtgaacaaaatatttgaaatctctgccctcatgaagcttatattctaATTGGGAGAGACATgataaacatgtaaaatattaGGTAATCTTAAGCGTTATGCAAAAAAAAGTGAAGCAGAGTAAGGGAGAGAGTAACAGGGTGATATTCCACTTGCCAAAGAAAGCATATACTATTTTCAGGGAAGTAGTAGGATATTTCTATAGCAAAAGGCTGAAGGGGAAGGGCTCTTTGCACAATTTTTGGTGGGAGGGGTCCTATGTTTACTCTTACAGTGCAGCAAGAGACATGATGTGCATTTTGTTTCATTACATAAAATACAGGCTTGAGGAAATGAGAGTAGTTTTAAATTTCAGAACAGCAGAAGGTTCTTTGAAGTTGGTCACTCAGCACGTAATGTATTGCCTTTGTATGCAGCGAAGGTTCATTTATTGATATCTGATGAAATGCTCCTCCTTAGATTTTGAAGGGCTACTTTTGCTGGATTGTAATACTTTTCCCTCTGATTACGGTAGAGACAGGCTATAACAGGCCAGCACTTGTACTAGTTTCAGATTATCTACCATGCCTATGTAGGGATGCTAGTATTTCTACCTCAGAAGCCCAAGGCTTCTTTACCTGTTGCTGTTGTCATctaattttcctatttaaaaaatactattttcccTAACTTACCTTGATACTCAGCAAAACCATATTTTGTGTCATGTGTCTTATCAGGAACAGCACTGCCTAGAAAAGATACAAAGCCAGAAGATTTTTTTCAGCTTAGTCATGTCTATTTTTTCTCCCCTGTAACTAAGACATTTATCAGCATGATTGATTGGATTTTTTTAGGGGGCGGGGGAATGAAGGACTTGATTCTCAGTCCTTCAGAGATGTACTCTAACAGGTTCAGTACCTTCCTTCCTCAAGGCAATCAGATTTGGTTTAGAAATGTGCCTGTTGTCTTTTTCTGATGATCCAGATTTGAACTTTGCTCCATTTATTGGGGCAAGATGGCCATATTTTATGGCCTGTAGTTAGTGCAGACTTCATATTTCTTCTGAAAATATCACGGCAATAATAATATGATACAGTACTACTCAAATACTTAAATTTTGAATTGTTTATATCCTTGAAGACAACATTGTGAAACATAATACTCATATCCTCAGTTTCGTATTAGATGATTACTAATCCAGAGACAAAGCTGTGCGATGAAATCAGGAAATATTCTCCAGAGTgtttcccaagaaggatgggcacTTCATTTTGTTAACAGGATATGTTAGTGAGTGAGCTCTAATAAGGAAGTTATAAAGCTGTTAAAAGGCTTAAGAATCCTTTTTGTCAGCAAAAGAGGGCCAAAGTGTTGGTAAAAATCTTTGGAATAAGACCTAATGAGTTGGCTCCAGCAATTCACTTTATATGATGTGCTGTAGAAGTAGCTACTGAGATTGTGCTCAATATTTTGGTGTATAATTACAAACTGAGCAGGAATGGTTTTATGCAGCTTGTTAGGGAAATAATATTCTAGTCAAAATATGTAAACACCAAGGCTGTTTCTTTGAAAGTGTAGCCTTCAAAGAGTTAGGTTATATCCATTTTGTGTATGCTTGGTACATAGTTTAGTTTTAATAAATGCTTGAAATAAAGGGGAAAAGCAGAGTATCATGTAAGGAAAAGCAGTCTAATGAGCCGACagagagaacagattttttttaggGTAAACTACAGAATAGCCAAGAAGGCTTGTCAATCACAGGTTACTTTCAGAAATAAGACATTCCACACTGGAAACTAAGGAGCCACAAAGGCAGAGAACTTGGGAACATGTCACTGgtgttgaaaaataaaaggaagaataaattctGAATGAGAGTGGATTTTGATTTAGCTTAGATAACATGGTTTTCACATTGATGAAAACAGTCTTCAGTGTCACAGGAAGAATGCAGAAACTACAAACTTAATTGGTTCATAAGGCTAGACTGTCAATATAAAAGGTGAATTCACCCAGTAAGCTACAATTATGCCTCTCTTGGAAGGGGATCTGATATTCTCCAATTTCAGTAAACTGGATTtgcagttttaaaatgtattaacacCCAGTATGAGCTTAGTACTGACTTTTAAAGTAGGAGAAGCAGTATACCAAATAATTTATGAGCGTACGctttggggggtttttttgtttttgtttttgtttttgagacagagtctcgctctgtcacccagactggagtgcagtgatgtgatcttggctcactgcaacctccgcctcccaggttcaagcgagattctcttgcctcagcctcccgagtaactgggattacaggcacccgccaccatgcccagctattttttgtatttttagtagagatggggtttcaccatgttggccaggctgatctcaaactcctgacctcgtgatccacccgcctcagcctcccaaagtgctggtattacaggcatgagccaccacgcccagccgagcgTAGCCTTTGAAAATACTTGGGTTCTAGTCTTAGCGCTGCACTATGATCTTAGTTCCTTGCCtactaacaaaggaaaaaaaaactttttaaatgtttaaaaagatcTTAGGTAAGTTACTTAGCAtctataattttaagttttcttagcCTGTTATCATAGTGGTTAAGAATGCAGGCACCAACATgaggattcaaatcccagctctgttgcTTCCTAGCTATGTCATCTTAGGCAAGCTACTAAACtatggctcagtttcctcatatggagggaggcagagagagagaaaaaaattaccaaaatcatTGGATTGTTGACATTCATTGATCCctgaataaatgttagctgttatcaGGAATTTTTGTGAGTACCTCCTAACTTGTAAGTACTaggtataggccaggcatggtgggttttgcctataattccaacattttgggaggctgaggcaggagtattgcttgaggtcagaagttcaagaccagcctgggcaacatagtgagaccccccatctctgcaaataaaagaattagctgggcatggcagcacagacctgtagtcccagctacttgggaggctgaggtgggaggatctcttgagcccaagagttcaaggctgcagtgagctatgatcatgacactgcactgcatcctgggtgacagagtgagaccccatctctaaagataatttttttttcttttatgagacaggatctcgctctgtcaccgaggctggagtggcatgatcatggcttactataGCCTCAGGCTCTGGAGCTCAAGCAGTCGTCCCACCTCAGctcttctgaatagctgggaccacaggtgcatgccaccatgcccagctaattttgcttattttttatagagatgaggtctcactatacccaggctgacctcaaactcctggactcaagtgatcctcctgcctcagcctcccaaaatgtggcgattataggcgtgagccactgcacccagcctaagagtaaataaatttataaaagaagtACTGGGTATAATTGCTATCTTTCAAGAAACTGACATTCTGGTTATAAAGATCAGGCTAacacatatgaaaataaaatcaatataggGCATTATATAAGTAAGTGTTAAAGAGTGTGATATAGacaataaagttttattcattAAATGAATATTGCCTACCGTGCACCAGGTAGGCAGCAGTGAGTACTGAGGATACAACAGTGAATCCTACACAGTTCCCATTCTCAGGAAGCTCACAATCTTGTGATAAAGCAGATATTAATATTAGTAGATGGGTAGTAGAATCATATAACACAGTGAAATAAATGCTACAGTGAGAATTAGAACTGGGAGCTGTGGGAGCTCACAGGAGAAGCATACACCCTAGTCTTAGGAAATCAGAAAAGGCTTATCAGAAGAAGTCGAATGTGAAGGCGGGAAAGAGTGTTCTTGGCACATCAAACAGTGCAGAAACGTGGAAGTGTAGGCTATCATTGTGCTAGTGGAGCTTTTAGGGTCGTGGTTAAAATGGggccaaaaaccaaaaacatgaaGCCAAAGAAGTATACACTTTCTGGCTAGGTTATGGAGGTCCCTGAATGTCATATTGAGTGTAGACTTTATTCTGAAGGCAATAAAGAGCCAGTAAAGATTTTCATGTAAAAGAGTAGCAAGAGTCAGACTTCTGTTTTAACAAAGATCACTGTGGCTACAGGGAAGCCATCCATGATGGAAGGCTGGAAACCAAGGAGGCTGttgcagagatttcagtgagatAGGATAGTGACCTGGACCCAGAATTGAGTCAGgccacctgggtttgaatcctgctcTGCCACTTAGTAGTTATGTGACTTTATGCAAGTTATTTAACCACTCTTTGCCTCTGTTACCTAATCTGAAAATTGGAGATGATAAAATTTACCTTATGGGCTTATTGTGAGGATAAATCACTTAGAACACACCTGCCTAGCACATATTtaagtgctttaaaaatgtaggcagtgaaggccgggcacagtggctcacgtctgtaatcccagcactttgggaggccgaggcgggcggatcacgaggtcaggagtttgagaccagcctggccaatatggtgaaaccctgtctctactaaaaatacaaaaattagccgggcctggtggcacgtgcctgtagtcccagctactcgggaggctgagacagacgaatcacttgaaccagggaggcggaggttgccgtgagctgagatcatgccactgcactccagcctgggcgacagagcgagactccatctcaaaaaaaaaaaaaaaaaaatgtaggcagTGAAGAGAAGCAAACTAAGAATAAGCAGGATTCCATGACTGAAGGAAGGTTAGAAGCAAATAAGAAGAATAAGGAATTTGGTTTCTGGTTTAGGAGCTTAGGGGATGGTGGTGACTTTCACTGAGATAAGAAACCGGAGGAAAAGCAGGTTTGGGGGAGGCTGAGAAGGCACCACCAGAGGTGACTGGATTGCAACCAGAAGAGTATAATGTCAGAGAAGCTAAGGAGAGTGTTTCAGGGAGGAGGGAATGGTCAGCATTGTTAAATGTTACCAAGGATGATCAAgtgaaataaaagctaaaaagaatTAATTGGTTTTAGCAACAAGAAGGCCATTGGTGACCTTGTCAGGAGGAATTTTTATGATAAGGAAGGAGGGCTAAAAATGTATGGATTATGGAAGGAATAAGAGATGAAGAAGGGAGACTGTGAGAACAGACAATTCCTCCAAGTTTAGCTGGGTAGAAGGATTATGGACAGGGCTGACATTGGACCCAGTACACTGATTTGGCCTATTGCCTGTGGCATTCTGAGTGGTTGGACATTCATTCTAATTGGTCAGTAACCATACCAGGGAGGTGAGGAAGGGGAGCTGATGTGGGAACACACATTGGATTTgctctttgtggttttgaatttGACGTAAGGACAAGCAAGCTATGTATATAGAAATGTCCAGCAAGCAATTTGATAGGGGACTAGTGGTGGGAAGACTGGACAGAAAATTAGAGTAAAAACTCAAGTGAGTGAGGATAGGCTAGAAGGTACTAAAACAAAGGCAGGCTGGCAGGAAGGCACAAAGAAACTTTAGGTCTAGCCATAAAATTCATGAACATTTTGAGATTGTGTGAACTCGGGGTGGGAAATGAGTTGCAAAGTTGAAGTAAGAAACCAGACCTCAAATCCAGATTTCATAGcttataaagaacatttttagtAAACAGAGGAGTTCAAGGATGGAGTCCAGTAGCTCTAAGCTGTTAGGGAGAGGAAATAGGAAAGGAAAGTCCCAGGTTTGGAGCCGGAGCAGTGAACTTTGGCATGGCATGATAGGCTCTGTGGGTTAACTTTAGGAATGCAGCACTTTAGCCCCAGTTGTTGGTTGCTGTGTCTTCAGCATGTAAAAACACTCATTTGTGTATTTCAAGTGCACCAAACCCTGATTGCAATGTTTGGCATTAAttacttcacttttttttgttttctttgtttagagacagggtcttgctatgttgcccaaggggacttgaactcctatgctcaagcagtcttcccacctcagcctcctgaatagctgggactatagatatgcaccactgtgcctagcGTATTACTTTAAATGTATCATATATGGTTGTAGTTTGTATGTATGTAAACAATACATAAATTAGATGTTAATCTATTAACTAttcaaaaaccgcaattacttttgcaccaacctaaatataTCCTGGGTGGGGTAACAACAAAGTAGATGGGAAAATATCTTTGTTCCCTCTTTATAATCCTggtatttcattctcttattAGTGTTTATTCTTTCAGTCAGCAAATAGCTGTTGAGTACCTTCTATGTCAGGGActgcttttccttttattatcTCACTTTTCTCCTGGCCATCTTTCCCATTCTGCTCTGTGGAGTCTTCTCCTTGAAACTTTcttcacccattttttttttctgacagttgGCTCCATCTCATCTCTTCTTAAGAGGTGTCCTTTAGATAATTCATCTATTAGGAAATACAGTGAATGTTACACATTCTTCATATATATGCCTCATACAGATTGAGAGCTTCTGCTATTATTCCATTACAGTCAGCaaaatggagagagaaaggaaaaagaatctcAGACAAGATCATAGAGTGATTGTGGCTGGAAGGAAGTCCAAGGACAACAGAAATCAACATTTTATTACAATGAGGCCCAATTATATGATCTGATTGCTGCCCTTCTCACCCTCTGTGAAGCCCAGTTAACAGAAATGAGCAGTGTTGTGGGAGGTGTCATAAGTGGACTCAAATTGGCCCCAGAATGGCAAACTCTGAGTTCAATAATAGATTAAGTACCAGCTTCAAACACTCAGTGTGTTCTCTGAGTTCCCAAAGATATTTCTACCTGGAGCTTTCTTCTACATTTACCTTAATGGCTCAGTTGGAAGTCAGCCATCACTGCTAAGTGTTCTTAGTTCTATGCAGCATTGGCAGGAGCTTCCCTATTATCCTGATGTTAGTAATAGAAAGTCTGCCCAGTTGTAGCCAGGCTGTTCCCCCTAAAGCAGTAGTGGAGCATTTCCACTTTCTAGGATCTTGTCCTTTCCAACACTGAGTGGACTAACCTCTTGTCACTTTCACCAGTCATTAGATTTATGAGAAAATCTCCCCATTCCTAGAGTGGATCTGCTATCAGGCAGCAATCTGCTTTTTGCTCTGAATTTCTGATCTCTTGGATACAGTAGGAGAATCTGCTC includes:
- the PIK3IP1 gene encoding phosphoinositide-3-kinase-interacting protein 1 isoform X1, which gives rise to MLLAWVQAFLVSNMLLAEAYGSGGCFWDNGHLYREDQTSPAPGLRCLNWLDAQSGLASAPVSGAGNHSYCRNPDEDPRGPWCYVSGEAGVPEKRPCEDLRCPETTSQALPAFTTEIEEASEGPGVDEVQVFAPANALPARSEAAAVQPVIGISQRVRMNSKEKKDLGTLGYVLGITMMVIIIAIGAGIILGYSYKRGKDLKEQHDQKVCEREMQRITLPLSAFTNPTCEIVDEKTVVVHTSQTPVDPQDGSTPLMGQAGTPGA
- the PIK3IP1 gene encoding phosphoinositide-3-kinase-interacting protein 1 isoform X2, with amino-acid sequence MLLAWVQAFLVSNMLLAEAYGSGGCFWDNGHLYREDQTSPAPGLRCLNWLDAQSGLASAPVSGAGNHSYCRNPDEDPRGPWCYVSGEAGVPEKRPCEDLRCPETTSQALPAFTTEIEEASEGPGVDEVQVFAPANALPARSEAAAVQPVIGISQRVRMNSKEKKDLGTLGGRI